The Papaver somniferum cultivar HN1 chromosome 3, ASM357369v1, whole genome shotgun sequence genome includes a region encoding these proteins:
- the LOC113355465 gene encoding uncharacterized protein LOC113355465 isoform X2 has product MDYDDNDFQNQTFQLVGEEKNRKFPPGLSSYSLPKFDLEDNVNLRFDSLVGSEGLLDIRSQEENQWIEDFSGGSSGIEFSSTAAESCSISRRNNVWSEATSSESVEMLLKSVGQDEMIMEQNITTIKGSVSGDVLGDLTTQMGLQNSDKDGSVAPPSKGLDAMDEDSALPTNLSKEAPDQLLPQVEPTDGITDDGDASVYGSLRDLGPSSVIETYCSASVAESGRDLFVDDDKCRKANMEIVPLVSSEGKNKTLHECPPGFENMHLGPSAAPDPTHAKNVTGVSISNCCDSSTANKKNDMGQGDGSFLSDSSRLLVVSSSEAAETTKIGGLESSDSVIVHSDAPLINKEIERSTTDPESKVECDMDGSLIVGEKVCTSSSSQTIITESMVHETPSVQVLSEQSGCDNKLSGAKDLPEGSNIGVKPEEDVRTQLLVEKFKHSDKQEAVTTICLEPSSSSVMNVRSEMPDVSISSELREGEASVDAGKIVDAIGEPSSPLGHDSARCQNKTPTTVANKDALDSRDVLGTPVSYESLSKENDGVQAVVGVSSAVQEGAVMESAGSYSKILKKPIPSLEESSHDVDPKTVEEQKESGNDVQSVLLGEKGDALNDSGDFSKPLMLRDDADRQSLQTGSSNPNSIELRCGSPTVVSCSEISQNEKEDPLLGDASNVSMDIFKPVRMLNDDSELQHVETGNSNLNSIESNCGSPTVISCSEPSLSEKENLVLGKDVLADQSNASVCEASIATSVLLDPKVKSCSQDDRNFTFEVGSQPHPSERTGDDWRPFPTDLPGASQGSPPRETSCQIDSKTLSHVSQGSASTKTVSQVNSKMSSHTSQGSPRKSGGRKVRKSSKGHKPADDTTTAGSDKTAGMEASNDKGSPLKNELLLCQKEYQEGQGGIGQGANQFSSIFHDPRKVDLLRDDRSFTFKVTSHEHLAETEIGSGWKPFPSLQPDDVLQTVGTSPIMSSFSQTDPNIIQDISFANTQTPGVKSERRRSRADGKARSGSGKVVDRVAAKEGKTIEEMTPRKQIKGRGSSSGTLSPSSFGIVNHVAPAEEMRPFGFIDGSNTKPSPVLMGHTSSLPDLNTSIPTSTLFQQPFTDSQQVQLRAQIFVYGSLIQGTTPDEPCMISAFGESDGGRSMWENAWRIALERLQHQKSPLSSAKAPAQSTRSFLQNDAFSTPGRPGGVGAPPSMISPVIPMSSPLWNVSSPCEGLYASSSSTMKGGPLMDPHQTLVQVHHPYQSPHLRHYVGSTNTWQSQAPTPATWVVSTPQSSSLSAPNAIHSAALPISEAVHLPSDREPSSASRPSGLVQQPALPPSTSTRASSPIVDVKRTPPPSGKQAAAESKPRKRRKGSASLEIDQISTFVQPASASEPVSSHGDGHQLPTTSITPITSVPSDFDPNVSADSSFVLATTSLTPPKPNVLVGHADTEQRSGTVLSEETCRQIEQAQQQAEEASSLATAAVNHSQSVWAQLAIQKSSGLVSDLEAKLASAAVAIAAAAAVAKAAAAAAKIASDAALQAKLMADEVLVLPCQLGNMTSDACLHGGVKNMGNFVSPASILKSKDRTNNSDSILVVAREAAKKRVEAASAATRRAENLDAVVKAAGMAAEAVSQASTIIAMGDPVPFTLQELVEAGPENYWKAQQHHLFSDQTAKLNSNTTNMAQQAEVVCAEEGVTRCIENNLKEMKGSSDQGKKIAPPKELSKQVKNNNLLVNGIRRGPAGNGEKGLTEPKPGRTSDFVETIGSAPVEYICALQSAQSEEYEAARESARASIENQIEEGSVVEVLSCDEGLGRRVWLPSKVLNLKDGKAYVCFTELARAGGSGQSTEWVSLGGEGGQAPRIRIPHLVSASKYEGTRKRRRAARGDCSWSIGDKVDAWINNGWWEGTITEMGKDNEANLTVQLSAQGDASIVGSWNLRPSLFWRDGHWIEWSRLTENIVSSHEGDTPREKRTKFGPRAAETDAGIEVRETDKIGKHKVHIEESEKPEASRPLPLSAKETVFNIGKNPKEDNKDKLGMKRTGLQKPGSSVVPGVPKPGRKRKFMDVSKHYVSNRGVTTTTEANDSIKFTKFLIPQDSASRGWKNPSKVVSRGKRVAESRPNFQKTGNPDTVTGRNTSERVSVPSATTEGVAHNLIPNTPASSTKKEGYMSGSVSVAPLAKKQPSSTVAAAFANKRKLGAFPGQKLSRNEEKDRVGQNEKPVIPDAVEPRRSVRRIQPTSRLLEGLQSSLIASKIPTAHDRGTKGQHRGAARAIL; this is encoded by the exons ATGGATTATGATGACAATGATTTCCAAAACCAGACTTTTCAGTTAGTTGGTGAAGAGAAAAACAGAAAGTTTCCTCCAGGCTTAAGCTCATATTCGCTTCCCAAGTTTGATCTGGAAGACAACGTTAACTTGAGGTTTGATAGTTTAGTTGGATCGGAGGGTTTACTTGACATACGAAGTCAAGAAGAAAACCAGTGGATTGAAGATTTTTCGGGAGGAAGTAGTGGGATAGAGTTTAGTTCAACTGCTGCCGAATCTTGCTCCATCTCAAGGCGTAACAATGTTTGGTCTGAGGCTACATCCTCGGAATCTGTTGAAATGTTACTGAAATCGGTAGGACAAGATGAAATGATTATGGAACAAAATATTACTACTATCAAGGGATCAGTATCCGGAGACGTATTGGGCGACTTAACAACTCAAATGGGTCTTCAAAATTCAGATAAAGATGGTTCTGTAGCTCCTCCATCCAAGGGACTGGATGCGATGGATGAGGATTCTGCATTACCAACCAATCTAAGTAAAGAAGCTCCAGATCAGCTCCTGCCTCAGGTTGAACCTACGGATGGAATCACTGACGACGGTGACGCATCTGTTTATGGGAGTTTGAGAGATCTGGGTCCAAGTTCTGTTATTGAAACGTATTGTAGTGCATCAGTGGCTGAGTCTGGGCGAGATCTTTTCGTTGATGATGACAAATGCAGAAAAGCGAATATGGAAATTGTCCCTTTGGTTAGCTCTGAGGGGAAGAATAAGACACTGCACGAGTGTCCTCCTGGTTTTGAGAATATGCATCTTGGTCCCTCTGCTGCTCCTGATCCAACACATGCTAAAAATGTTACTGGAGTATCTATCAGTAACTGTTGTGATTCTTCAACTGCAAACAAGAAGAACGACATGGGCCAAGGCGATGGAAGCTTTCTGTCAGATTCTTCCAGGTTGTTGgtggtttcttcatcagaagcagCTGAAACTACTAAAATAGGAGGGCTCGAGTCTAGTGATTCAGTTATAGTTCATTCAGATGCCCCTCTCATCAACAAAGAAATTGAAAGGTCAACTACTGACCCAGAGAGCAAAGTAGAGTGTGACATGGATGGTTCTCTGATTGTGGGAGAGAAGGTTTGTACATCATCCAGTAGTCAGACTATTATCACAGAAAGCATGGTTCATGAAACACCTTCTGTCCAGGTTCTGTCGGAGCAATCAG GGTGCGATAACAAATTGAGTGGTGCTAAGGATTTGCCTGAAGGGAGCAACATTGGCGTTAAACCCGAGGAGGATGTAAGGACACAGTTACTTGTCGAGAAATTTAAACATTCTGATAAGCAGGAAGCAGTGACCACAATCTGCTTGGAGCCTAGTAGTTCATCAGTGATGAATGTGAGGTCCGAAATGCCAGATGTGTCCATTTCTTCTGAATTAAGAGAAGGTGAAGCTTCTGTGGATGCTGGAAAGATAGTAGATGCTATTGGTGAGCCGTCATCCCCATTGGGACATGATAGTGCAAGATGCCAAAACAAGACTCCAACAACAGTAGCTAACAAAGATGCTCTGGACTCCAGAGATGTGTTGGGAACTCCTGTTTCTTATGAATCCCTTTCCAAAGAAAACGATGGTGTTCAAGCAGTAGTTGGAGTTTCTTCTGCGGTCCAGGAAGGAGCAGTAATGGAATCTGCGG GTAGCTACAGCAAGATTTTGAAAAAGCCCATACCGTCATTGGAGGAATCTTCTCACGATGTTGACCCAAAAACTGTGGAAGAACAAAAAGAGTCTGGAAATGATGTGCAGAGTGTCCTCCTAGGAGAAAAAG GTGATGCCTTGAATGACTCAGGGGACTTCTCTAAACCTCTGATGTTGAGAGACGATGCTGATcgacaatctttgcaaacaggaAGTAGCAATCCGAATTCTATTGAACTTAGATGTGGTTCCCCTACTGTTGTCAGTTGCAGTGAAATCTCCcaaaatgaaaaagaagaccCACTTTTAG GTGATGCCTCAAATGTCTCCATGGACATCTTTAAACCTGTGAGGATGCTGAATGACGATTCTGAACTTCAACATGTGGAAACAGGAAATAGCAATCTGAACTCAATTGAATCTAATTGTGGTTCCCCTACTGTCATCAGTTGCAGTGAGCCCTCCCTAAGTGAAAAAGAAAACCTGGTTTTAGGTAAAGATGTTTTAGCGGATCAATCTAATGCCTCTGTTTGTGAGGCCAGTATAGCCACTTCTGTGCTTCTTGATCCTAAGGTTAAAAGTTGCTCCCAAGACGATAGAAATTTTACTTTCGAAGTCGGTTCACAGCCACATCCATCTGAGAGAACTGGCGATGACTGGAGGCCATTTCCCACTGATCTACCTGGTGCATCTCAG ggatctcctccaagagaaaCATCTTGCCAAATAGATTCAAAGACGTTATCACACGTTTCACAGGGTTCTGCTTCAACAAAAACAGTTAGCCAAGTAAATTCCAAGATGTCATCACATACTTCTCAGGGAAGTCCTCGAAAATCTGGTGGGAGAAAGGTGCGTAAAAGCTCCAAGGGTCATAAGCCTGCTGATGATACAACAACAGCTGGGTCTGATAAAACAGCTGGCATGGAAGCTTCTAACGACAAAGGAAGTCCTCTTAAAAATGAGCTGCTCCTATGTCAAAAAGAGTATCAAGAGGGTCAGGGTGGCATCGGTCAGGGAGCCAATCAATTCAGCTCCATTTTTCATGATCCCAGAAAAGTTGATCTCCTCAGAGATGATAGAAGTTTCACTTTTAAGGTTACCTCACATGAACATTTGGCTGAAACAGAAATAGGTAGCGGGTGGAAACCATTCCCAAGTCTTCAACCTGATGATGTCCTTCAG ACCGTAGGGACTTCTCCCATCATGTCCAGCTTCAGCCAAACAGATCCGAATATCATACAAGATATTTCTTTTGCAAATACTCAAACACCTGGTGTAAAAAGTGAACGCCGAAGATCTAGGGCAGATGGTAAAGCAAGGTCGGGGTCTGGCAAGGTGGTTGATAGAGTGGCTGCGAAAGAAGGGAAAACTATTGAAGAGATGACACCCAGAAAACAGATAAAAGGAAGGGGGAGCAGCTCGGGTACATTGTCCCCTAGTTCATTTGGCATTGTGAATCATGTTGCACCAGCAGAAGAGATGAGACCATTTGGATTTATTGACGGCAGCAATACAAAACCCAGTCCTGTCCTAATGGGTCATACATCTAGTCTGCCGGATTTGAATACGTCGATTCCAACCTCCACCTTATTTCAACAGCCTTTCACAGACTCGCAACAAGTCCAATTGCGTGCTcagatatttgtttatggttctttAAT TCAAGGAACCACACCTGATGAGCCATGTATGATATCAGCCTTTGGAGAATCTG ATGGTGGAAGGAGCATGTGGGAGAATGCATGGCGTATTGCTCTCGAAAGGCTTCAGCATCAGAAGTCTCCACTCAGTA GTGCTAAGGCTCCTGCACAATCAACTAGAAGCTTTCTTCAAAATGATGCCTTCTCAACACCTGGCCGACCTGGTGGTGTAGGTGCTCCTCCGTCGATGATTAGTCCTGTAATACCCATGTCATCCCCATTGTGGAACGTTTCTTCTCCCTGTGAAGGGTTGTacgccagcagcagcagcacaatgAAAGGAGGGCCTCTTATGGATCCTCATCAGACGCTTGTTCAAGTGCATCATCCTTATCAGTCTCCACATTTGAGGCATTACGTAGGAAGCACCAATACATGGCAATCCCAAGCCCCTACGCCTGCGACCTGGGTTGTTAGCACTCCTCAGAGTTCATCACTTAGTGCACCCAATGCTATACACTCAGCCGCATTACCTATCTCAGAAGCAGTTCATTTGCCTTCTGACCGAGAACCATCATCTGCATCACGCCCATCTGGGTTGGTGCAGCAGCCTGCTTTACCTCCTAGCACTTCTACACGTGCATCTTCTCCCATTGTAGATGTGAAAAGAACTCCACCACCATCAGGAAAGCAAGCTGCTGCGGAGTCGAAGCCTAGAAAAAGGAGAAAGGGTTCAGCTTCTTTGGAGATTGATCAGATCTCTACTTTTGTTCAACCTGCATCAGCATCAGAGCCAGTTTCTTCTCATGGAGATGGTCATCAATTGCCAACTACATCTATTACCCCTATCACATCAGTTCCATCTGATTTTGATCCTAATGTTTCTGCTGACAGTAGTTTTGTCTTAGCAACAACATCACTCACGCCTCCCAAGCCAAATGTATTAGTTGGTCATGCAGACACAGAGCAGCGGAGTGGGACTGTCCTCTCAGAAGAAACATGTAGACAGATCGAGCAGGCTCAGCAGCAGGCAGAAGAAGCATCTTCTCTTGCTACAGCTGCAGTTAATCACAGCCAAAGTGTATGGGCCCAGCTAGCTATCCAGAAGAGCTCTGGTTTGGTTTCTGATCTTGAAGCTAAGCTAGCTTCTGCGGCAGTCGCAATAGCTGCGGCAGCTGCTGTTGCTAAggcagcagctgctgctgctAAAATTGCATCTGATGCTGCTCTGCAAGCCAAACTGATGGCTGATGAGGTTCTAGTTCTTCCTTGTCAACTTGGAAATATGACATCTGATGCTTGTCTTCATGGTGGTGTGAAGAATATGGGGAATTTTGTCTCTCCCGCATCCATCTTGAAAAGTAAGGACAGAACTAACAATTCAGACTCGATTCTTGTTGTCGCAAGGGAGGCAGCTAAAAAGAGGGTTGAAGCTGCATCAGCTGCTACAAGAAGAGCTGAGAACCTGGACGCTGTCGTTAAAGCGGCAGGAATGGCAGCAGAAGCTGTATCGCAAGCTTCTACCATCATTGCCATGGGGGACCCTGTACCTTTTACACTTCAGGAGTTAGTTGAAGCTGGTCCAGAAAATTATTGGAAAGCACAGCAACATCATTTGTTCTCTGATCAGACTGCCAAACTGAACTCTAACACTACAAATATGGCACAGCAAGCTGAAGTAGTTTGTGCAGAAGAGGGGGTTACCAGATGCATTGAAAATAATTTGAAAGAGATGAAAGGTAGCTCAGACCAAGGGAAGAAGATAGCTCCTCCAAAAGAGTTGTCCAAACAGGTAAAAAACAACAATCTGTTGGTGAATGGCATACGCCGGGGTCCTGCTGGGAATGGTGAAAAAGGTCTGACAGAACCAAAACCAGGCAGAACTTCCGATTTTGTTGAAACCATCGGATCTGCTCCTGTTGAATATATATGTGCTTTGCAAAGTGCCCAGAGTGAGGAATATGAAGCAGCACGTGAGTCAGCCCGAGCTTCTATAGAGAACCAAATTGAGGAAGGTTCCGTTGTAGAG GTTCTTTCCTGCGATGAAGGCCTCGGGCGGCGGGTGTGGCTTCCATCCAAGGTACTGAATTTGAAGGATGGGAAGGCATATGTCTGTTTCACTGAACTTGCTCGAGCTGGag GTTCTGGGCAGTCTACAGAGTGGGTGTCACTTGGTGGAGAAGGAGGTCAAGCTCCGCGAATCCGCATTCCACATCTGGTGAGTGCTTCAAAGTATGAAGGGACGAGGAAGAGGCGCAGAGCAGCTAGAGGGGACTGCAGTTGGTCTATTGGAGATAAGGTGGATGCATGGATAAATAATGG TTGGTGGGAAGGAACTATCACCGAAATGGGCAAGGACAATGAAGCAAATTTAACTGTTCAACTTTCAG CTCAAGGGGACGCCTCAATTGTTGGATCATGGAATCTTCGCCCATCTCTCTTTTGGAGGGACGGTCATTGGATAGAATGGTCAAGGTTGACAGAAAATATTGTCTCTTCCCATGAG GGCGATACTCCACGGGAGAAACGAACAAAGTTCGGCCCGCGTGCAGCTGAAACTGATGCGGGAATTGAGGTCAGAGAGACAGATAAGATTGGAAAACATAAGGTGCATATAGAGGAAAGTGAAAAACCTGAAGCATCCAGACCTCTGCCTCTGTCTGCTAAAGAAACAGTATTCAATATAGGGAAGAACCCCAAAGAGGACAATAAAGATAAATTAGGAATGAAGCGGACTGGTCTTCAGAAGCCGGGCTCGTCAGTGGTTCCTGGTGTCCCCAAGCCCGGAAGGAAAAGGAAATTTATGGATGTAAGCAAACACTATGTCTCTAATAGAGGTGTTACAACAACCACTGAAGCAAACGATTCAATTAAATTTACCAAGTTTTTGATACCTCAGGATTCAGCTTCGCGTGGATGGAAAAATCCTTCTAAAGTTGTTAGCAGGGGGAAACGAGTAGCTGAATCGAGGCCTAACTTTCAGAAGACTGGAAACCCTGACACTGTTACAGGTAGAAATACATCCGAGAGAGTATCTGTACCCTCTGCAACGACTGAAGGTGTTGCACATAATCTTATACCAAATACTCCAGCCTCTAGTACCAAAAAGGAGGGATATATGTCGGGTTCTGTATCAGTTGCGCCTTTGGCAAAGAAACAACCATCTTCAACTGTTGCGGCTGCTTTTGCAAATAAAAGGAAACTTGGGGCCTTTCCCGGTCAAAAGTTGTCTAGAAATGAAGAAAAGGACCGTGTTGGTCAGAACGAGAAGCCTGTGATCCCTGATGCAGTTGAGCCACGGAGATCAGTTCGCAGAATTCAGCCGACATCCAGG CTATTAGAAGGGTTACAGAGCTCACTAATTGCCTCCAAGATCCCTACTGCACATGACAGAGGCACCAAAGGCCAACACAGGGGTGCAGCCAGAGCCATCTTATAG